Proteins from one Pseudomonas grandcourensis genomic window:
- a CDS encoding imelysin family protein — MIRMPLATASLLAIAISLAGCGEGKDQEKAAAPAASTAAAPAAPAAAPAAAGKVDEAAAKAVVAHYADIVFAVYSDAESTAKTLQTAVDAFLAKPNADTLKAAKAAWVAARVPYLQSEVFRFGNTIVDDWEGQLNSWPLDEGLIDYVDKSYEHALGNPGATANIIANTEVQIGEDKVDVKDITPEKLASLNELGGSEANVATGYHAIEFLLWGQDLNGTGPGAGNRPASDYLEGKGATGGHNDRRRAYLKSVTQLLVSDLEEMVGNWKPNVADNYRATLEAEPAESGLRKMLFGMGSLSLGELAGERMKVSLEANSPEDEQDCFSDNTHNSHFYDAKGIRNVYLGEYTRVDGTKMSGASLSSLVAKADPAADTTLKDDLAATEAKLQIMVDHANKGEHYDQLIAAGNTAGNQIVRDAIASLVKQTGSIEAAAGKLGINDLNPDNADHEF; from the coding sequence ATGATTCGTATGCCTCTGGCTACCGCCAGTCTGTTGGCCATCGCTATTTCCCTCGCCGGTTGCGGCGAAGGTAAAGACCAAGAAAAAGCTGCCGCGCCAGCTGCCAGCACTGCGGCTGCCCCGGCTGCTCCAGCCGCTGCGCCTGCCGCTGCCGGTAAAGTCGACGAAGCCGCCGCCAAAGCCGTTGTCGCCCACTACGCCGACATCGTTTTCGCCGTCTACAGCGATGCCGAATCCACCGCGAAGACCCTGCAAACCGCCGTAGATGCCTTCCTCGCCAAACCGAACGCCGACACCCTGAAAGCCGCCAAGGCTGCCTGGGTTGCCGCTCGCGTGCCTTACCTGCAGAGCGAAGTGTTCCGCTTCGGCAACACCATCGTTGACGACTGGGAAGGTCAACTGAACTCCTGGCCGCTGGACGAAGGCCTGATCGACTACGTCGACAAATCCTACGAACACGCCCTGGGCAACCCGGGTGCCACTGCCAACATCATCGCCAACACTGAAGTGCAGATCGGCGAAGACAAGGTCGATGTCAAAGACATCACCCCGGAAAAACTCGCCAGCCTGAACGAGCTGGGCGGTTCCGAGGCCAACGTCGCCACCGGCTACCACGCCATCGAATTCCTGCTCTGGGGCCAGGACCTGAACGGCACCGGCCCTGGCGCCGGCAACCGTCCGGCTTCGGACTACCTGGAAGGCAAAGGCGCTACTGGCGGTCACAACGATCGTCGTCGTGCCTACCTGAAGTCCGTGACTCAGCTGCTGGTCAGCGACCTGGAAGAAATGGTCGGCAACTGGAAGCCGAATGTGGCCGACAACTACCGCGCCACTCTGGAAGCGGAACCGGCTGAGTCCGGCCTGCGCAAAATGCTGTTCGGCATGGGCAGCCTGTCCCTGGGCGAACTGGCGGGCGAGCGCATGAAGGTTTCCCTGGAAGCCAACTCCCCGGAAGACGAACAGGATTGCTTCAGCGACAACACCCACAACTCGCACTTCTACGATGCCAAGGGCATTCGTAACGTGTACCTGGGTGAATACACTCGCGTCGACGGCACCAAAATGTCCGGCGCCAGCCTGTCGTCCCTGGTGGCCAAGGCCGATCCGGCTGCCGACACCACGCTCAAAGACGACCTGGCCGCCACCGAAGCCAAGCTTCAGATCATGGTCGACCACGCCAACAAGGGCGAGCACTACGACCAGTTGATCGCTGCCGGCAACACCGCAGGCAACCAGATCGTCCGTGACGCCATCGCGTCCCTGGTCAAGCAGACCGGTTCGATCGAAGCCGCCGCTGGCAAACTGGGCATCAACGACCTGAACCCGGACAACGCTGATCACGAATTCTGA